A DNA window from Undibacterium sp. YM2 contains the following coding sequences:
- a CDS encoding GNAT family N-acetyltransferase: MTANAAANTNSNTADIYFRPAVDADADTIAALVNSAYRGDSSRAGWTTEADLLQGSRIFPPEVRDLIANPDSVILLCLQGEDIIGCVNLEKTEGAAYLGMFVVRPVLQGNGIGKHFMQTAEKHAQKLWGINKIWMTVISVREELIAYYERRGYVRTGRFKPFPSDNGKEQMLVENLQFEEMEKILD, from the coding sequence ATGACAGCAAACGCCGCAGCAAACACCAACAGCAATACCGCAGACATCTATTTCCGCCCCGCCGTTGATGCCGACGCCGACACTATCGCGGCACTGGTGAACAGTGCCTACCGTGGCGACAGCAGCCGCGCGGGATGGACTACGGAAGCCGATTTGTTACAGGGCTCGCGCATATTCCCGCCTGAAGTGCGCGACCTCATCGCCAATCCCGATTCCGTGATCCTGCTGTGTTTGCAAGGTGAAGACATCATAGGTTGCGTGAATCTGGAAAAAACCGAAGGTGCCGCCTATCTGGGCATGTTTGTGGTGCGCCCTGTGCTACAGGGTAATGGCATAGGCAAACACTTCATGCAGACTGCTGAAAAGCATGCGCAAAAATTATGGGGCATCAACAAGATATGGATGACCGTCATCAGCGTCAGGGAAGAACTGATTGCTTACTACGAGCGCCGTGGCTATGTACGCACAGGTCGCTTCAAGCCCTTCCCATCTGATAATGGCAAGGAACAGATGCTGGTAGAAAACCTGCAGTTTGAAGAGATGGAAAAAATCCTGGACTAG
- a CDS encoding DNA repair ATPase produces MNAMPEHAAPSNTQSSTSSNASVDESNQQVAAGEHSGSFDLLRQRLNNQGKLISDKAALLNSARLEEFGRDEMSLLARTRARTENNCVSRDLVLVGDILVLGYNVFIGLRQETRVEDVFALYRLDNSSGQHELEPVKLEDTFLSDTRFLNEFRELYSYYKNAQLVQLRVHLGKLLAAFKIGERMSDIRVFRWQIKDDGTVSYIDNRGERDIALPPAHDFEWLSATREQHVIGKHSHVNILDTLFVESIGGDLTVKIENNTDTGLGIYAEPAEDANQSLNDAEIAYAAVGELILLRVKPYRETQSRYLVYVRRTQQVLRVDAIGRSCVQLPEDHGIVFPGGYILQSGEHRLFSDLPTDLQFKRRVLSPNGEDVLYVFYGVEPGIYVLLTYNLINKSLEQPLLAQGYARYGDGRMMLFTAESDEPTRNHAMQLWQTPFLSEDHAARQAPRQSFFGKIGNRELVRGLSELYSLAKSVREQDGSSNAKLPSRFVYEAIAKQARHLIDAYYWLSAEQAREIGKDVQSLIEVARATLDEFDKVAAIQSQARKTLQQTEFAQKQLLTETASRLWHAPGDFITALDQIRLLRGQLTGLKEQRYMDVARLHALDDELATEEKRVAERTVQFLSRDDAFVKIHEEVAKFSSQLGSLQTTAELAPVYEALDKHAHNLDGLTELLGTLAVGDASLRTRILDTISGIYAELNKLRAEARLRRKQLSQGESAAEFAAQLKLFAQSVDSALEQAATPERCDELLTRLLAQLEELEGRFAEQDEYLTEIAHKRESVYETFEGKKQILNDARSRRAQAIMEAARRILAGIPKRLTQFQEQAQMEAYFASDSLLNKLRASIEELRKLGNQVAADDLAGQLKSIREQAQRSLRDRSELVTGNTIRLGRHAFTVNQQLLDLTIIARQDKLSYHISGTDYFCAVEDARIEALRPYWGLEILSESPQVYRAEYLAYQIMESSRAEAGNGKWQELLEAAVQTDTAILDTLVRRFAAARFQEGYQKGVHDQDASAILRNLVPMVENAGLLRYKPLARAVAVLYWQHLSITPSLQVAAQTLKHQAEQAELMSKQFGNGRLLRQLAVEQQQALQKYLQQQHLDFSHCMEADTESMSMLMEEAASYLLDELGQDAGGVKRATAHEWICSRAANDIMQGILQHLTRNAIPCRGKSKPWLCMHAGNSPVNGCMAISRTSNWTRISCQKLALPCCVTCRAAYIQQICRRRLAVCWVNMCLSLRQQMRKTRARS; encoded by the coding sequence ATGAACGCAATGCCTGAGCACGCCGCACCCAGCAATACACAAAGTAGTACAAGCAGCAATGCTTCAGTTGATGAATCAAATCAGCAAGTTGCTGCTGGTGAGCATTCCGGCAGTTTTGATTTGCTGCGTCAGCGGCTTAATAATCAAGGCAAGCTGATATCCGACAAGGCGGCGTTGCTCAATAGTGCCAGGCTGGAAGAGTTTGGCCGTGACGAGATGAGCCTGCTGGCACGCACGCGTGCGCGCACTGAAAATAATTGCGTATCGCGCGACCTGGTCCTGGTTGGCGACATCCTGGTGCTGGGTTACAACGTCTTCATCGGCCTGCGGCAAGAGACCCGGGTTGAAGATGTGTTTGCCCTGTATCGCCTGGATAATAGCAGCGGGCAGCATGAGCTGGAACCGGTGAAGCTGGAGGATACCTTCCTCAGCGATACGCGCTTCCTGAATGAGTTCAGGGAACTCTACAGCTATTATAAAAATGCCCAACTGGTGCAACTGCGTGTGCACCTGGGAAAATTGCTGGCTGCCTTCAAGATCGGCGAACGCATGTCGGATATTCGCGTGTTTCGCTGGCAGATAAAAGATGATGGCACCGTCAGCTATATCGATAACCGGGGTGAAAGAGATATTGCCCTGCCACCCGCCCATGATTTTGAATGGCTGTCGGCCACCCGTGAACAGCATGTCATAGGCAAGCATTCCCATGTCAATATTCTTGATACCCTGTTTGTCGAATCCATAGGCGGCGACCTCACCGTCAAGATAGAAAATAATACTGACACAGGCCTGGGTATCTACGCCGAACCGGCGGAAGATGCCAACCAGTCCTTGAATGATGCGGAGATCGCCTACGCAGCAGTAGGTGAGTTGATACTGTTGCGGGTAAAGCCTTACCGCGAAACCCAGAGCCGTTATCTGGTGTATGTGCGCCGCACCCAGCAAGTGCTAAGAGTGGATGCGATAGGCAGGTCTTGCGTGCAATTGCCAGAAGACCACGGCATCGTTTTTCCTGGTGGTTACATACTGCAAAGCGGCGAACATCGCCTGTTCAGTGACTTGCCGACAGACTTGCAATTCAAGCGCCGTGTCCTGTCACCCAATGGTGAAGATGTCTTGTACGTGTTTTATGGCGTTGAACCGGGCATTTATGTCTTGCTGACCTATAACCTCATCAACAAATCACTGGAACAGCCCCTGCTGGCGCAAGGTTATGCCCGCTATGGCGACGGGCGCATGATGTTGTTTACTGCCGAGAGCGACGAGCCTACCCGCAACCATGCGATGCAATTATGGCAGACGCCTTTCCTCAGCGAGGATCATGCCGCCAGGCAGGCCCCGCGTCAAAGTTTCTTTGGCAAGATAGGTAACCGCGAGCTGGTACGCGGTTTGTCTGAACTGTATTCGCTGGCCAAGTCAGTGCGTGAACAGGACGGTAGCAGCAATGCGAAACTGCCCAGTCGCTTTGTCTATGAAGCAATCGCCAAACAAGCACGGCATCTGATCGATGCCTATTATTGGCTGAGTGCAGAACAAGCCCGGGAAATCGGCAAGGATGTACAGAGCCTGATAGAAGTGGCACGCGCCACCCTGGATGAGTTTGACAAGGTAGCGGCCATACAAAGCCAGGCCAGAAAAACCTTGCAGCAAACGGAGTTTGCCCAAAAGCAGTTGCTGACAGAAACCGCCAGCCGCTTATGGCATGCGCCCGGTGATTTCATCACCGCGCTGGACCAGATACGCTTGCTGCGCGGGCAATTGACCGGGCTCAAAGAGCAGCGTTATATGGATGTGGCGCGCCTGCATGCACTTGACGATGAACTGGCAACTGAAGAAAAACGGGTAGCAGAGCGCACCGTGCAATTCTTGTCACGCGACGATGCCTTTGTAAAAATCCATGAAGAAGTTGCCAAATTCAGCAGCCAACTGGGCAGCCTGCAAACCACGGCAGAACTGGCACCCGTCTACGAAGCTTTGGACAAGCACGCGCACAATCTCGATGGCTTGACAGAATTGCTGGGGACACTGGCGGTTGGGGACGCCAGTTTGCGCACCAGGATACTGGATACGATATCCGGTATCTATGCTGAACTGAATAAACTGCGGGCAGAGGCACGCTTGCGTCGCAAGCAGTTGTCACAGGGTGAATCTGCTGCCGAATTTGCGGCGCAATTAAAGCTGTTTGCTCAATCGGTAGACAGCGCGCTGGAGCAGGCCGCTACGCCTGAACGTTGTGATGAATTGCTAACCCGTTTGCTGGCGCAACTGGAAGAACTGGAAGGTCGTTTTGCCGAACAGGATGAATATCTGACAGAAATCGCTCACAAACGCGAATCGGTATACGAAACTTTTGAAGGCAAGAAACAAATCCTGAACGATGCCCGTTCACGCCGCGCCCAGGCCATCATGGAGGCAGCACGCCGTATTTTGGCCGGCATCCCCAAGCGCCTGACGCAGTTCCAGGAGCAGGCGCAAATGGAGGCTTATTTTGCCTCTGATTCCCTGCTCAATAAACTCAGGGCGAGCATAGAAGAATTGCGCAAGCTGGGTAATCAGGTTGCGGCTGATGATTTGGCAGGGCAACTCAAGAGCATACGTGAACAAGCCCAGCGTTCCTTGCGTGACCGCAGTGAGCTGGTGACTGGCAATACCATACGCCTGGGCCGCCATGCATTTACCGTCAACCAGCAATTGCTGGACCTGACCATTATCGCCAGACAAGACAAGCTGTCTTACCACATCAGCGGCACAGATTATTTCTGTGCGGTTGAAGATGCGCGCATTGAAGCATTGCGACCTTATTGGGGGCTGGAGATACTGTCAGAATCCCCGCAAGTTTATCGCGCCGAATACCTTGCTTATCAAATCATGGAGAGTTCCCGTGCAGAGGCAGGCAATGGCAAATGGCAAGAATTGCTGGAGGCTGCCGTACAGACTGATACCGCAATACTTGATACCCTGGTGCGGCGCTTTGCTGCAGCACGTTTTCAGGAAGGCTATCAAAAAGGTGTGCATGATCAGGATGCCAGCGCTATCCTGCGCAATCTGGTGCCCATGGTGGAGAATGCCGGGCTATTGCGCTACAAGCCGCTGGCAAGGGCAGTCGCTGTGCTGTACTGGCAACATCTGAGCATCACCCCCAGCCTGCAAGTGGCAGCGCAGACTTTGAAGCATCAGGCTGAGCAGGCTGAACTGATGAGCAAGCAATTTGGCAATGGCCGCCTGTTACGCCAGCTCGCCGTTGAACAACAGCAAGCCCTGCAAAAATATCTGCAACAACAGCATCTGGATTTCAGTCACTGCATGGAAGCAGACACAGAATCCATGTCCATGTTAATGGAAGAAGCAGCCAGCTATTTGCTCGATGAACTAGGTCAGGATGCTGGTGGCGTTAAACGCGCAACAGCACATGAATGGATATGCAGCCGCGCTGCTAATGACATCATGCAGGGTATATTGCAGCATCTGACCAGAAATGCCATCCCCTGCCGTGGCAAGAGCAAACCCTGGCTTTGCATGCACGCTGGCAACTCGCCAGTGAATGGGTGCATGGCTATATCACGCACCAGCAACTGGACCAGAATCTCCTGCCAGAAGTTAGCGCTGCCTTGCTGTGTAACTTGCCGCGCCGCATACATTCAGCAGATTTGCAGGCGCAGGTTAGCGGTATGCTGGGTGAACATGTGCTTGTCACTACGCCAGCAGATGCGCAAGACAAGGGCCCGGTCTTGA
- a CDS encoding low molecular weight protein-tyrosine-phosphatase produces the protein MKTSATKAVLFVCMGNICRSPSAEGVFRAHAGAAGLDLHIDSAGTHAYHIGEAPDPRSQQFAARRGIDLSQQRARKLTADDFEKFDLLLAMDKENLARMKAACPLQYLHKLKLMMDYASQSDSEIVPDPYYGGPDGFDLVLDYIEDASAGLIRTIQQEADRRDA, from the coding sequence ATGAAAACTTCTGCTACCAAGGCTGTCCTGTTTGTCTGCATGGGCAATATTTGCCGTTCACCCAGTGCCGAGGGCGTATTCCGCGCCCACGCCGGGGCAGCAGGGCTGGATTTGCATATCGATTCTGCCGGTACCCATGCCTATCACATAGGTGAGGCACCTGATCCGCGCTCGCAACAATTTGCAGCTCGGCGTGGCATAGACTTGTCGCAACAAAGGGCGCGTAAACTCACTGCAGATGATTTTGAGAAATTCGACCTGTTGCTGGCCATGGACAAGGAGAATCTGGCACGCATGAAAGCTGCCTGCCCACTACAATATCTGCACAAGCTCAAACTCATGATGGATTATGCCAGCCAAAGTGACAGCGAAATCGTGCCTGACCCCTACTATGGCGGGCCGGATGGCTTTGACCTGGTGCTGGATTATATCGAGGATGCCAGCGCTGGCCTCATACGCACCATACAACAGGAAGCTGACCGGAGGGACGCATGA
- a CDS encoding flotillin family protein has product MDIMLLAIGFGVIVLLGALAMFAKFYHKVEQGHAMIINTLRAEPDVTFTGGIVYPIIHKKELMEISLKTIEIARMGKDGLICMDNIRADIKVTFFIRVNKTAQDVLKVAQAVGCARASHQDTLESLFAAKFAEALKTVGKSMDFVDLYQARNRFRDEIIRQIGDDLSGYVLEDAAIDYIEQTSLDKMDAHNILDAQGIKKITELTAIESIRTNELKRDEEMRIKKKNVETREAILELERQQSDAESRQGREIGSVRAREQAETQKVQAEEHAKSELARLQSEQIVLVQQENTMREKEVAENNRKRAVAIEEERVTRARQLEIVDREREVALQSIEKEKAIEIQKKAIADVIRERIVVERTVAEQEEAIKEVRVVAEADRQKKSVVITAEASAEEKMVLTVKAAEAEERSAKHRAAQDLTLADAALKVAEKAAESKKREAEGREAELAAPGLADAKVRIAASEAILKQGAAQAESTRMQMEAEAKGKEQLGRAEANVRIAGAEATAKQGAADAESLRLHMQAEAQGHEQMGLAAANVKTADASATVTHGDAEAHVIQTRFEAESKGLRQKFEAMAAMSDETRAHEEFRMQLEISNQQIMKGLDAQTHIAKDQADVLGKALQNANIDIVGGEGDYFDRFVNALAIGKGIDGTIQKSKTLQVGLKNHLSGERDMVHDLRDLVGALGGSSAELQNLSLSAFLTRVNTQGTAQQRSALHTLINSLGKGAEGAEKVLP; this is encoded by the coding sequence ATGGACATCATGCTGCTCGCAATTGGCTTCGGCGTTATTGTGTTACTCGGTGCACTGGCGATGTTCGCCAAGTTCTACCACAAGGTGGAACAGGGCCATGCGATGATTATCAATACTCTCAGGGCAGAGCCGGATGTCACTTTCACTGGTGGCATTGTTTATCCCATCATCCATAAAAAAGAACTCATGGAGATTTCTCTGAAGACCATAGAAATCGCCAGGATGGGTAAGGATGGCTTGATCTGCATGGATAATATCCGTGCCGACATCAAGGTCACTTTTTTTATCCGCGTCAACAAGACCGCGCAGGACGTGTTGAAGGTCGCACAAGCGGTAGGCTGCGCACGTGCCTCGCACCAGGACACGCTGGAAAGCCTGTTCGCCGCCAAGTTTGCAGAAGCACTCAAGACCGTTGGCAAGTCCATGGACTTTGTTGATCTGTATCAGGCGCGCAATCGCTTCCGTGATGAAATCATTCGCCAGATTGGTGATGACCTGTCTGGCTATGTGCTCGAAGATGCGGCGATTGATTATATCGAGCAAACATCGCTGGATAAAATGGATGCCCACAATATCCTCGATGCCCAGGGTATCAAAAAAATCACTGAGCTGACCGCGATAGAAAGTATACGCACCAATGAATTGAAGCGTGATGAAGAAATGCGCATCAAGAAAAAGAACGTGGAAACCCGCGAAGCCATACTCGAACTTGAACGCCAGCAATCTGATGCTGAATCACGTCAGGGGCGTGAAATAGGATCGGTACGTGCGCGTGAGCAGGCCGAGACCCAGAAAGTCCAGGCTGAAGAACATGCCAAATCTGAATTGGCACGTTTGCAATCTGAACAGATCGTACTGGTGCAGCAAGAAAATACCATGCGTGAAAAAGAAGTGGCAGAAAACAATCGCAAGCGTGCAGTTGCGATTGAAGAAGAGCGTGTGACAAGGGCCCGTCAACTGGAAATCGTCGACAGGGAAAGAGAAGTCGCGCTGCAATCCATAGAAAAAGAAAAAGCCATAGAAATCCAGAAGAAAGCGATTGCCGACGTTATCCGTGAACGCATCGTGGTGGAACGCACAGTCGCCGAACAGGAAGAGGCCATCAAGGAAGTACGTGTAGTCGCAGAAGCTGACCGTCAGAAGAAGAGTGTGGTAATCACTGCAGAAGCCAGTGCCGAAGAAAAAATGGTGCTGACTGTCAAAGCAGCAGAAGCAGAAGAGCGCTCCGCCAAACACAGGGCAGCACAAGATCTGACACTGGCCGATGCAGCATTGAAAGTTGCAGAGAAAGCAGCCGAATCCAAAAAACGCGAAGCCGAAGGCCGTGAAGCAGAACTGGCCGCACCTGGCCTGGCCGACGCCAAAGTCAGGATCGCTGCCTCTGAAGCCATCCTGAAGCAGGGTGCAGCACAGGCAGAATCAACCCGCATGCAAATGGAAGCGGAAGCCAAGGGCAAAGAGCAACTGGGACGTGCAGAAGCCAATGTACGCATTGCCGGTGCCGAAGCAACTGCCAAACAGGGTGCAGCAGACGCAGAATCCCTGCGCTTGCATATGCAGGCTGAAGCTCAGGGCCATGAGCAAATGGGCTTGGCTGCGGCAAACGTCAAAACGGCAGATGCCAGCGCAACAGTCACCCATGGTGATGCGGAAGCCCACGTCATACAAACCCGCTTTGAAGCAGAGTCCAAAGGCCTGCGTCAGAAATTTGAAGCCATGGCCGCCATGAGTGATGAAACCCGCGCTCATGAAGAATTCCGTATGCAACTGGAAATCTCCAACCAGCAAATCATGAAAGGTCTGGACGCGCAGACACATATTGCCAAAGACCAGGCTGACGTACTCGGCAAGGCGCTGCAAAATGCCAATATTGATATCGTTGGTGGCGAGGGCGATTACTTCGACCGCTTCGTCAATGCCCTGGCGATAGGCAAAGGTATAGACGGTACGATACAGAAGAGTAAAACCCTGCAGGTTGGCTTGAAAAATCACCTGAGTGGCGAACGCGACATGGTGCATGATTTGCGTGATCTGGTAGGTGCATTGGGTGGTTCATCTGCTGAATTGCAAAACCTGTCCTTGTCTGCTTTCCTGACCAGAGTGAATACACAGGGTACGGCGCAACAGAGAAGTGCACTGCACACGCTGATCAACAGTCTGGGCAAGGGCGCAGAGGGTGCAGAGAAAGTTTTGCCATAA
- a CDS encoding PspA/IM30 family protein, protein MAVFSKILTMLRGNLREIGQSVVDQNASSIYEQEIVEAKAHVARAKQNLTAVMAKEMQAAREIESLQAELARYEELALQAMQKNELVLAEEVAGKLAHLEIAITEQNASRNEFAENINKLKDMIRNAETSLREHVRQLAMAKTTESVYQATATISQTMGASGSKLMSAKESLERIKQRHQDMADQMHAADVLENELGGKALDQKLAAAGIGQVPDQKALVLARLQAKFSARQVAMMKPATSDGQ, encoded by the coding sequence ATGGCTGTCTTTTCTAAAATTCTGACTATGCTCAGAGGCAATTTGCGTGAAATCGGGCAAAGCGTGGTTGACCAGAATGCCAGTAGCATTTATGAGCAAGAGATAGTCGAAGCGAAAGCGCATGTCGCCAGGGCCAAGCAAAACCTGACTGCCGTAATGGCAAAAGAAATGCAGGCAGCGCGAGAAATTGAAAGCCTGCAGGCAGAGCTGGCACGCTATGAAGAGCTGGCTTTGCAGGCCATGCAAAAAAATGAGCTGGTGCTGGCTGAAGAAGTCGCAGGCAAGCTCGCCCATCTCGAAATTGCGATTACTGAACAAAATGCCTCACGTAATGAATTCGCAGAAAACATCAATAAGCTCAAGGACATGATACGCAATGCCGAAACCAGCTTGCGTGAACATGTGCGCCAGCTCGCCATGGCGAAAACCACCGAGAGCGTATATCAGGCGACTGCCACTATTTCCCAGACCATGGGTGCCAGTGGTTCAAAACTCATGAGCGCCAAAGAATCGCTGGAACGTATCAAGCAGCGCCATCAGGACATGGCAGACCAGATGCATGCAGCAGATGTACTGGAAAATGAATTGGGCGGTAAAGCACTTGACCAGAAACTGGCGGCTGCGGGCATAGGGCAGGTACCTGACCAGAAAGCTTTGGTTCTGGCCAGGTTGCAGGCGAAATTCAGTGCACGGCAAGTGGCAATGATGAAGCCAGCGACCAGCGATGGCCAATGA
- a CDS encoding M23 family metallopeptidase: MSARTTFFLLPVFLVTPLCIAEPIQARNEPVKIETVKGVSSNTLLATNTSRMPVTVTLQLSNFSNLTSSKPWPIQAQMAGGQTMELVEIAAANRQFGYTMDYSSHIVQGDPSAKHDASISYQIPFVAPQGFQVLQAADGPQFTHHTVATRYAVDIDMPIGTTVVAARAGQVVEVVSQFADDGRVEQAYIDRANYVRILHDDGSWADYFHLMQHSAQVQAGMRVEAGQVLALSGNSGYSSTPHLHFHVQINQAGTIISLPFRFRNAHDGVFVPRYQSWLIPDTRAVNASKTKAGKTLRECLPSGKAVDDTVIRCLSAS, from the coding sequence ATGTCAGCACGCACAACGTTTTTTTTGCTACCAGTTTTTCTGGTGACTCCTCTCTGCATTGCAGAGCCCATACAGGCACGCAATGAGCCCGTAAAAATCGAAACTGTCAAAGGTGTGTCATCCAACACCTTGCTGGCGACCAATACCAGCCGTATGCCAGTGACAGTGACGCTGCAGCTCAGCAACTTCAGCAACCTGACTTCGAGTAAGCCCTGGCCGATACAGGCACAAATGGCGGGCGGCCAGACCATGGAACTGGTAGAGATCGCCGCCGCCAACAGGCAATTTGGCTATACCATGGATTACAGTAGCCATATAGTGCAGGGCGACCCCAGTGCCAAACACGATGCCAGCATCAGTTATCAGATTCCTTTTGTTGCCCCACAAGGTTTCCAGGTTTTGCAGGCTGCCGACGGCCCGCAGTTTACCCATCATACGGTTGCTACCCGCTATGCGGTTGATATCGATATGCCTATCGGCACGACCGTCGTGGCAGCGCGTGCCGGGCAAGTCGTGGAAGTGGTCAGCCAGTTCGCCGATGATGGCAGGGTAGAGCAAGCTTATATCGACAGGGCCAATTATGTGCGCATCCTGCATGACGATGGCAGTTGGGCAGACTATTTCCATCTCATGCAACACTCTGCTCAAGTGCAAGCGGGTATGCGTGTCGAGGCCGGGCAGGTACTCGCTCTGTCCGGCAATAGTGGTTATTCTTCAACACCGCATCTGCATTTTCATGTGCAGATCAATCAGGCTGGTACCATCATTTCCCTGCCATTTCGCTTCCGCAATGCGCATGACGGCGTGTTTGTGCCGCGCTATCAAAGCTGGTTGATACCTGATACTCGCGCAGTGAACGCCAGCAAGACCAAAGCCGGGAAGACCCTGCGCGAATGCCTGCCCAGTGGCAAGGCTGTAGACGACACCGTTATACGCTGCCTGTCAGCCTCTTGA
- a CDS encoding DUF2170 family protein — MEELMKRLAGIENILSRRMGLADVSASLLPVTEPEGVPVMRISIESQAELPVFVTVSPSQVLCICYLWTEEEIRPERRAEMLEAMMDLNISIPLSNFGRIGQHYVIYGSLAHDASVEDIAIDVAMVADNAIEALDVFTEYLK, encoded by the coding sequence ATGGAAGAGCTGATGAAGCGTCTGGCAGGTATAGAAAATATACTGTCCCGGCGCATGGGTCTGGCGGATGTCAGTGCCAGCTTATTGCCTGTGACGGAGCCTGAAGGTGTGCCGGTCATGCGCATCAGCATAGAAAGCCAGGCCGAACTACCGGTTTTTGTCACCGTATCCCCCAGTCAGGTACTCTGCATCTGTTATCTGTGGACAGAAGAGGAAATCAGGCCAGAGCGCCGCGCAGAAATGCTGGAAGCCATGATGGATTTGAATATCTCTATCCCCCTTTCCAATTTTGGGCGTATAGGACAGCACTATGTCATTTATGGGTCGCTGGCACATGATGCGTCAGTGGAAGACATCGCCATCGATGTCGCCATGGTGGCTGACAATGCGATTGAAGCTTTAGATGTATTCACTGAATATCTGAAATAA
- a CDS encoding ubiquinone biosynthesis protein: MNIWQLLSSFPTSIPSVLMGVLVVYWLLSIFGLVDFGHHLDAGGGHDLHLGHHDLGHHDVHADGDSADLHTVAGYLVAMGLGGVPFSIVATLIIFFTWLFTALAHQYLLALVPTAALQLVAGSGTLLAAMALSIPISARLIKPMRSLFVRHYARDNHSLIGHSCRIVTESVDEKFGRAEIEDHGVAINIRVWAASPNSLKKNSVAVVLAYNDGNQQYEVSALTEQI, from the coding sequence ATGAATATCTGGCAGTTGCTGAGCAGCTTTCCAACCTCAATACCCAGTGTGCTGATGGGTGTACTTGTAGTGTACTGGCTGCTCTCCATCTTCGGCCTGGTTGATTTTGGTCATCACCTCGATGCTGGTGGTGGCCATGACCTGCACCTTGGTCACCATGATCTTGGCCATCATGATGTTCATGCAGATGGTGACAGTGCCGACCTGCATACCGTGGCGGGATATCTGGTAGCAATGGGGCTGGGTGGCGTACCTTTTTCCATCGTCGCGACCCTCATCATTTTCTTTACCTGGCTATTCACGGCACTGGCACATCAATATTTGCTGGCCCTGGTGCCAACGGCTGCGCTGCAATTAGTCGCGGGTAGTGGCACGCTGCTGGCCGCCATGGCCTTGTCCATTCCTATTTCTGCCAGACTCATCAAACCCATGCGCAGTTTGTTTGTGCGTCATTATGCCAGGGACAACCATAGTCTGATTGGTCATAGCTGCCGCATCGTGACAGAAAGCGTGGATGAGAAATTTGGCCGCGCAGAAATCGAAGATCATGGTGTCGCCATCAATATCCGGGTATGGGCAGCCAGCCCCAATAGCTTGAAAAAGAATTCAGTCGCAGTCGTGCTTGCTTATAACGACGGCAATCAGCAGTACGAAGTAAGTGCTCTTACCGAGCAGATTTAA